The Polaribacter sp. HaHaR_3_91 genomic sequence TTGGTACAATTAAATCTAATTGTTCTGTTGGGTTTCTTAAAAATTCTTGTGTTTCGGTTCTATCCATTTGCAAGAACTTAATATAATCTTCACTTAGATTATTTTCTGTTAATGCTTTGTGCCAGAAATCTACTAATATTTTATTACTGTATAAGGCTTCTTTACCACCTTTTAATAAAATTCTATTGTTAGATTTAAAGGCTAAAACGGCCGCTTCTACAGTAACATCTGGTCTCGATTCATAAATAATCATGATGGTACCAAATGGTGCTGTTTTGTTGGTTACTTTTAATCCGTTTTCTAAAGTAATGTCACTAATAATTTGATTTACTGGATCTTCTTGCGCTTTAACTTCATTGATGGCTTTTATCATTCCATCAATTTTTTGATCGTTTAAAATCAAACGGTCAAACATTGCTTGATCTTCTTTATTAAAAGCATCTAAATCTCTTTTGTTTGCTTTTAATAAGGCTTCTCGATTTTTATCAAGAATCTTGGTCATGCTTGTTAGTACGTTATTTTTAATGGTTGTTTCTAATAATTTCATCTTATAGATTTTAAAGTGCCACTTTTGTACCGACGGACTTTCCGTCAATAATATCAATAATGGTGTTATCTCTTTTTCCGTTTGCAATAAAAGTAGGGATGTTGTTAGATGCTGCTTCTTGGGCATAATCTAACTTAGAACCCATTCCGCCTCTACCTTCCCCAGGTTTTTTATTACTATCTTTTATATATTTATCTAAATCGTCATCTGGATTTACATTGGTAATTAAATTACTGCTTTCAGCTTCCGGATGTCCTGTGTACAATCCGTCTATATCTGTTAGAATAATTAATTTATCAGCATTTATTAATTGTGCAATTAAACTAGCTAGCTCATCATTGTCAGAAAACATAGACATTGTTACAGAAACAGCATCATCTTCATTGGCAATAGGAATTACGCCTTCTGCTAACAAACCTTCGCAACAATTAATCATGTTTTGTCTGTGTACGCCAGGAGAAAAATCTCTTTTTGTAGGTAAAACCTGTGCACATTTCATACCGTAATCATTAAAAAGGTTGTAATAATGACGCATCATTCTTGGTTGCCCAATAGCAGAATACACTTGCCTTCTTTGCGTATTATTTTCAATACTAGATTCTCCTAGAATTTCTTTACCTGCAATTACAGATCCAGAAGAAACTAGAATACAAATAATACCACGTTCGTATAATTCTGCAACTTGTTTTACCAAGCGTCTTAAAACAGGTCTAACAATTCTGTTATCTCTGTTTGTCATTACATTGGTACCTACTTTAATTACTATTCTTTCTTTATACATTTTAATGTTCTTTACCCATTTCTACAGCTCTGTTAAAAGCGGCAAAAGCGGCGTCTTTAATTAATTCATTTACATTATTATCTTCCATAGAGTCTAAAGCGGCACGAGTTGTACCTCCTTTAGAAGCTACTTTTTCCATCCAAGAATTTGGCGATAAATTAGATTGATTAAATAATTCGATAGCTCCAGTAAAAGTCTGACTTACTAAAACAGAAGAATCGTTTTTAGAGAAGCCCATTTTTAAGGCAGCCTCCATCATACTTTGCATGAAGTAGAATACGTAAGCAGGTCCACTTCCTGAAATTCCTGTAGAAGCGTCAATCAGTTTTTCGCTGCTTACTTCCATAGATTTACCAGTGGTGTCTAATAAGCTTTCTACGGTTAATTTTTCTAATCTAGATACTTCTTCTGAAGTTACATAAGATGTTAAACCTTTACCAATTTGAGCTGGTAAATTAGGCATTGCTCTTACTATTTTGTTTAATCCAGAATATTTTTTAATGTTATCTATATTAACACCAGCCATAATAGATACAATAACCTGACCCGGTTTTGTAAAGGGTTTTAATGCTTTAAAAAGTTTTTCTGCATGGTATGGTTTTACAGCAATAAAGATGATGTCTGCTTTTGGTACGCAGTCTTCTAGTTCTTTAAAGGCATCAAAATGAGATATTTCATTTAACTCTTCTAACTTTTCTGCAGAATTATCTAAAACCATAATGTTTTTTTTCTTTAACAATTTAGATTTAGACATTCCTTGAGCATACGTTAGCCCCATATTTCCTGCGCCAATTACTAGTATTTTCATTTTTTTATTTTAAGTTACTATTATTCTTTTTGAATTTTATTCTGAGTGTTATTTATGTAATGTCATTTGAATTTTTTGTGATACAAATCCGTTTTTCTTGAATAACTCGATAGCATTATTATTTTTATTAATGTTTAGAGATAGGTTTCCGTTGCAGTATTTGGTAGCTTCTTTTATTAGTTTTGTAGCAATTTTTTGTTCTCTATATTCTTTATGAACTGCCAGGTAGGTAATTAGGTTTTCAGATTGATATTCACTCATCCCCGTTTTATTAACTACAATTGCTCCAATTATTTTGTCTTTTTCTTCTATAACAAATGCATAGCCACCTAGATTAGATGTTTCTTTGGCAGCATATAAAAGTGATTTACGAATGGCACTTTTGTCCTCTTTACAGTCGTCTTCTAAGTGCTTGTGTAAAAATTTTGAAATTTTATTAATATTTATGTAGGACATCCTCGTAAAGGCGTCAAAAGTTTTAATCATCATCATTATTTCTATTGATTTGATTTATCTAAAACGATAAAAAATGAAAAGCTAAAAAGCTTAAAAAAGAAGTTAAACGCTAGGAGCGTTTATTTAAAAAAAGAGTGAGGAGGTATGAATTTTTTAGGTTGGTTTTTAAACACTAAAAAATTAAAGTTGAATATTCTAAAGTTACGCTGTTTGTGTATCCTTATTTTCATAATGCAAAGGTACAAAAAGCATATGCTACTATCAAATTATATAGGTTTAATACCAAAATATCTTGTTTTATAGATTTATAAAGGTAAAAAAATGTAGTTGTTTAAATATTATGTATCAATATTGTTAGCGGGACGTAAAATTGTTTTTTTTTAAGTGATATATACATCCGAAGAAAATGCTCCCAAACAAATGATTGTGGTGTTTTTTGTTAAATCCGATATCCATAACATTTTGTAAGTGACACTGGTTTCTTTAGGATATGATCTCTTGTTTGATTTTCGATAATTTTAAAGATTTGATTCTTTAAGGATTGTTGGTTTTAGTTTTTACCTATAAATGTATGATATATAGTGATTGGCTTGAATTCTGTTTAGCATAGTTATTCGTTTTTATGCTTAAATACAAGCTAGCTCAAATTCAAAGCATGACAAAAAAGCAGACTTTTTCATTTGGTACAGTTTTGGCAATTATCTCTAAAAATAAACAGTATGAAAACCTTTTTAAAAATTTTATTAACGGCTTTAGCAGTAATTGTTTTAGCTAATATTTTACCAGGTATTTCTGTAGCAGGTTATGTTGCGGCAATTATTGTTGCTGTGGTTATATCGTTACTAAATATGTTTGTAAGACCACTTTTAATCTTTTTTACATTACCTGCAACTATTGTCACTTTTGGCTTATTTATTTTTGTAATTAATGCGTGCATTATATTATTGGCAGATAAGTTAGTAGATGGTTTTGCTGTTTCCGGATTTTTTGCTGCCCTATTATTCAGTGTTTTACTGTCTATTTTTAGATCGGCATTATTTTCATTATTAAAAGAGGATACCAAAACAATTCAAAACTAAATAACAATACTGAATTAGAAGTATTTAACATTTGTGCAATCAATTAAAATTATTAATTTTGCACTCGATTTTTCAAGATAAAAGAACAAGAAATGAATATTACAAAAGAAAGCATTGATGCGTTAAACGCAGTTGTAAAAGTAGATATCGTAGCAGAAGATTATCAAGCAAAAGTATCAAGTTTATTAACAGATTACCGTAAAAAGGCAGATGTTCCTGGTTTTAGAAAAGGACATGTACCAATGGGGATGATTAAAAAGCAGTATGGTAAATCTATTATGATAGATGAGGTTAACAAGCTTTTACAAGAGTCTTTAAATAAATTTATAGCAGAAGAAAAATTAGAAATGTTAGGTAATCCTTTACCTAGAATGACTGAAGATTTTAACTGGGATGCAGAAGAGTTTTCTTTTGAATTTGAATTAGGTTTAGCACCTGTTTTTGAGGTAGATTTAAAAGCTAAAGATAAAGTTACACAATACAATATTATTGCAACAGAAGAATTACTTGACGAAGAAGTTAAGAACATTCAAACTCGTTACGGTAAAGTAAGTGCCATAGAAGAAGCTACTGAAGAATCTAATATTACAGGTACTTTTGTAAATGAAGAAAATGAAATCAACAAAAAATCTACTTTTATCGTAAAAGACTTAAATGGTGATGAGAACATCTCTAAATTAGTTGGAGCTAAAGTTGGTGACGTAGTAGAGTTAGGTACAAAAAATTTATTTGAAGATGCTCATAGATTAGAACACATTTTAGGTGTTTCTCATGATGTAATTCACGATTTAGACATTACTGTTTCTTTTACCGTAGAAGAAGTTACAAAAACAGAGCCAGCAGATTTAGACAAGGAATTGTTCGATAAATTATTTCCTGATGGAAGTGTAACTTCTGTAACTGAATTAAGAGAAAAAATTAAAGAAGACGCAGAAAAGCAATTTCAACAGCAAGGAGATCAACAATTATTAAATGCTATTACAGAGTATTTAGTAGAAAGTACAAAGTTTGATTTACCAGCAGATTTCTTAAAGAAATGGTTAAGAACTGCAGGAGAAAAGCCTTTAACAGAAGAAGAAGCTACTGCAGAATTTGAAAAATCAGAAAAAGGTTTACGTTATCAATTAATCGAAGGAAAGGTTATGAAAGATAATGATATTAAAATAGATTATACAGAATTGGTAGACTATGCAAAAGGATTTATCCGTACGCAAATGGCTCAATTTGGTAATACAAATCCAGAAGAAAAAGAATTGGATGATATTGCTGGTAGAATTTTACAAAACCAAGAAGAAGCTCAGAAATTACAATCTCAGTTAATTAGTAACAAGTTATTAACTTTTTACAAAGAGAACATGAGTTTTAAATCTAAAGAGCTTTCTTACGAAGACTTTATTAAAGAAGTATATAAATAACAGTAAGTTATTTATAGGTCACCTCGAGCACAGTCGAGAGGTTTTAAAATTATAAATAATTAAAAACCTGAATTGTTATATTCAGGTTTTTTTAGCGACAAACTGAAACAAAATAGTAAGAAATAGTTCTTATATTTACAATATTAAACTTAAAAAAGCATCATAATAATGGATTACGGAAAAGAGTTCGAGAAATACGCAACAAAACATCACGGAATTAACAGCAACTATTATGGCAAGATTACAAGTAGTGTAACGCCATATATTATGGAAGAGCGTCAAATGAACATTACTCAAATGGATGTTTTTTCTCGTTTAATGATGGATAGAATTATCTTTTTAGGAACAGGAATTAATGACCAGGTAGCAAATATTATTCAAGCTCAGTTATTATTTTTAGAAAGTGTAGATGCTAATAAAGATATTTCAATTTATATCAATTCTCCAGGTGGGGGAGTGTATGCAGGTTTAGGTATTTATGATACTATGCAGTTCATAAAACCAGATGTAGCAACGATTTGTACAGGTATGGCAGCTTCTATGGGAGCCGTTTTAATGTGTGCAGGAGCAGCAGGTAAACGTTCTGCATTACCACATTCTAGAGTTATGATTCACCAACCTTTAGGTGGTGCACAAGGTCAGGCTTCAGATATCGAAATTACTGCAAGAGAAATTATAAAGTTAAAAGGAGAGTTGTATGATATTATTGCAAACCACTCTGGTCAAACTGTAGAAAAGGTACACAATGATTCTGATAGAGATTATTGGATGAAAGCAGATGAAGCAAAAGCGTACGGAATGATTGACGAAGTTTTAGCAAGAAAAAAGTAAATAGTTTGCTTTAAGCAATAAGTTCTATGCAGTTAGCCTGCCTAGAGCTTAAAGCCTAGAGCCTAAAGCGAGGAAAAATGTCGAAAGAAGAAAATTTAGAATGTTCGTTTTGCGGACGAAAAAAAGCAGAAACAGACTTGTTAATAGCAGGTATGGATGCTCATATTTGCGATAAATGTATAGAGCAAGCGCACGGAATTGTAGAAGAAGAAATTACTGAAGCAAAATCTAGCGACTTATCTAAAGATTTAACGCTTAGAAAGCCTTTGCAAATTAAAGAGTTTTTAGATCAATATATTATTGGTCAATTAGAAACTAAAAGAGCAATGGCAGTAGCAGTTTATAATCATTATAAAAGATTATTACAAACCAAAGACGATAAAGACGATGTAGAAATAGAAAAATCTAACATTGTTTTAGTTGGAGAAACCGGAACCGGAAAAACCTTAGTAGCAAAAACAATTGCAAGAATGTTAAACGTTCCTTTTGCTATTGTAGATGCCACTGTTTTAACGCAAGCTGGTTATGTTGGTGAAGATGTAGAAAGTATTTTAAGTAAATTATTACAAGCTGCAGATTACGATGTAGAAAAAGCGCAAAGAGGTATTATTTTTATTGATGAAATTGATAAAATTGCTCGTAAAGGAGACAATCCTTCTATTACAAGAGATGTTTCTGGAGAAGGAGTACAGCAAGCTTTATTAAAATTATTAGAAGGTACAGTTGTAAATGTAGCGCCTAAAGGAGGTAGAAAACATCCGGAGCAAAAATTTATAGAAGTAGACACTAAAGAGAT encodes the following:
- the proB gene encoding glutamate 5-kinase, with protein sequence MYKERIVIKVGTNVMTNRDNRIVRPVLRRLVKQVAELYERGIICILVSSGSVIAGKEILGESSIENNTQRRQVYSAIGQPRMMRHYYNLFNDYGMKCAQVLPTKRDFSPGVHRQNMINCCEGLLAEGVIPIANEDDAVSVTMSMFSDNDELASLIAQLINADKLIILTDIDGLYTGHPEAESSNLITNVNPDDDLDKYIKDSNKKPGEGRGGMGSKLDYAQEAASNNIPTFIANGKRDNTIIDIIDGKSVGTKVAL
- the proC gene encoding pyrroline-5-carboxylate reductase, with translation MKILVIGAGNMGLTYAQGMSKSKLLKKKNIMVLDNSAEKLEELNEISHFDAFKELEDCVPKADIIFIAVKPYHAEKLFKALKPFTKPGQVIVSIMAGVNIDNIKKYSGLNKIVRAMPNLPAQIGKGLTSYVTSEEVSRLEKLTVESLLDTTGKSMEVSSEKLIDASTGISGSGPAYVFYFMQSMMEAALKMGFSKNDSSVLVSQTFTGAIELFNQSNLSPNSWMEKVASKGGTTRAALDSMEDNNVNELIKDAAFAAFNRAVEMGKEH
- a CDS encoding GNAT family N-acetyltransferase, whose protein sequence is MMMIKTFDAFTRMSYININKISKFLHKHLEDDCKEDKSAIRKSLLYAAKETSNLGGYAFVIEEKDKIIGAIVVNKTGMSEYQSENLITYLAVHKEYREQKIATKLIKEATKYCNGNLSLNINKNNNAIELFKKNGFVSQKIQMTLHK
- a CDS encoding phage holin family protein — its product is MKTFLKILLTALAVIVLANILPGISVAGYVAAIIVAVVISLLNMFVRPLLIFFTLPATIVTFGLFIFVINACIILLADKLVDGFAVSGFFAALLFSVLLSIFRSALFSLLKEDTKTIQN
- the tig gene encoding trigger factor, producing MNITKESIDALNAVVKVDIVAEDYQAKVSSLLTDYRKKADVPGFRKGHVPMGMIKKQYGKSIMIDEVNKLLQESLNKFIAEEKLEMLGNPLPRMTEDFNWDAEEFSFEFELGLAPVFEVDLKAKDKVTQYNIIATEELLDEEVKNIQTRYGKVSAIEEATEESNITGTFVNEENEINKKSTFIVKDLNGDENISKLVGAKVGDVVELGTKNLFEDAHRLEHILGVSHDVIHDLDITVSFTVEEVTKTEPADLDKELFDKLFPDGSVTSVTELREKIKEDAEKQFQQQGDQQLLNAITEYLVESTKFDLPADFLKKWLRTAGEKPLTEEEATAEFEKSEKGLRYQLIEGKVMKDNDIKIDYTELVDYAKGFIRTQMAQFGNTNPEEKELDDIAGRILQNQEEAQKLQSQLISNKLLTFYKENMSFKSKELSYEDFIKEVYK
- the clpP gene encoding ATP-dependent Clp endopeptidase proteolytic subunit ClpP; this encodes MDYGKEFEKYATKHHGINSNYYGKITSSVTPYIMEERQMNITQMDVFSRLMMDRIIFLGTGINDQVANIIQAQLLFLESVDANKDISIYINSPGGGVYAGLGIYDTMQFIKPDVATICTGMAASMGAVLMCAGAAGKRSALPHSRVMIHQPLGGAQGQASDIEITAREIIKLKGELYDIIANHSGQTVEKVHNDSDRDYWMKADEAKAYGMIDEVLARKK
- the clpX gene encoding ATP-dependent Clp protease ATP-binding subunit ClpX — translated: MSKEENLECSFCGRKKAETDLLIAGMDAHICDKCIEQAHGIVEEEITEAKSSDLSKDLTLRKPLQIKEFLDQYIIGQLETKRAMAVAVYNHYKRLLQTKDDKDDVEIEKSNIVLVGETGTGKTLVAKTIARMLNVPFAIVDATVLTQAGYVGEDVESILSKLLQAADYDVEKAQRGIIFIDEIDKIARKGDNPSITRDVSGEGVQQALLKLLEGTVVNVAPKGGRKHPEQKFIEVDTKEILFIAGGAFSGIERYISKRLNMQAVGFGASLDDDKVDEDNLLQYIIPSDLKAFGLIPEIIGRLPVLSYMNPLDATTLRAILTEPKNAIIKQYSKLFTMDDVEFTIEEEALNYIVEKAVEYKLGARGLRSLCEAIFTDAMFDLPSSDEKELNVTKEYAEAKLSNSTLKKLKAAS